In Deltaproteobacteria bacterium, a genomic segment contains:
- a CDS encoding HAMP domain-containing histidine kinase, with protein sequence MPKKSQMTSASPLVSSDEIQPLLDCLDSGLLRIAGDRIASANAGFARMAGLPADELAGRALAELFVDPGDLPVAVLEPGDGFQLRDLQGRLRSVSLRRVSPELWLVLDRERESRLEREIWRLASDLGDERERNAGPSAQLAKLDQALGGEQIGMIEHEIRTAVTAVRGYLRWLASEGDRLLDPEHWNFVREARRAIERVGPLLDNLLELAREGEALPSTRKPLKMHEVLELALRTAKPLLAERGITVEREFSASPDALVGDPDRLEQVFVNLLANAAAYSPSGGRVRLATDLAELDGGTVLQVAVADQGPGVSRGDVERIFRAFVQGHHSAGVASGGVGLGLAICQRIVSAHRGRIEAVPDLGHGLFRVTLPSER encoded by the coding sequence ATGCCGAAGAAGAGCCAGATGACCTCTGCTAGCCCTCTCGTATCTTCGGACGAAATCCAGCCGCTTCTCGACTGTCTCGATTCGGGCTTGCTGCGCATCGCCGGCGACCGAATCGCCTCCGCGAACGCGGGGTTCGCGCGAATGGCCGGGCTTCCGGCGGACGAGCTCGCGGGCCGCGCGCTCGCCGAGCTCTTCGTCGATCCGGGCGATCTTCCCGTCGCGGTGCTCGAGCCGGGTGACGGATTCCAGCTTCGCGATCTGCAAGGCCGCTTGCGCTCGGTCTCGCTGCGACGCGTCTCACCTGAGCTCTGGCTCGTGCTCGACCGCGAGCGGGAGAGCCGGCTCGAGCGCGAGATCTGGCGCCTGGCCAGCGACCTCGGCGACGAGCGCGAGCGCAACGCCGGGCCGTCTGCGCAGCTTGCAAAGCTGGACCAAGCGCTCGGAGGCGAGCAGATCGGGATGATCGAGCACGAGATCCGGACCGCGGTGACGGCGGTGCGCGGCTATCTGCGCTGGCTCGCCAGCGAGGGCGACCGTCTGCTGGACCCCGAGCACTGGAATTTCGTGCGCGAGGCGCGCCGAGCGATCGAGCGCGTCGGCCCGCTGCTGGACAACCTGCTGGAGCTCGCGCGCGAGGGCGAGGCGCTGCCGAGCACGCGAAAGCCGCTCAAGATGCACGAGGTTCTCGAGCTCGCCCTGCGCACCGCGAAGCCGCTGCTCGCGGAGCGGGGGATCACCGTCGAGCGCGAGTTCAGCGCCAGCCCGGATGCCCTGGTCGGCGATCCGGATCGGCTCGAGCAGGTCTTCGTGAACTTGCTCGCGAACGCGGCGGCGTACTCGCCGAGCGGCGGCCGGGTCCGCCTCGCGACCGACCTCGCCGAGCTCGACGGGGGCACGGTTCTTCAGGTCGCCGTCGCTGACCAGGGCCCCGGCGTCTCGCGAGGCGACGTCGAACGGATCTTCCGGGCGTTCGTCCAAGGGCACCACTCGGCGGGCGTGGCGTCCGGCGGCGTGGGTCTGGGGCTCGCGATCTGCCAGCGCATCGTGAGCGCCCACCGAGGCAGGATCGAGGCGGTGCCCGACCTGGGCCACGGGCTCTTCCGCGTGACACTCCCGAGCGAGAGATAG
- a CDS encoding sigma-54-dependent Fis family transcriptional regulator, whose amino-acid sequence MTRPGTARTVPQRKQILVVDDAEVIRTYLKNLLPMKGYDVLVAEDGIKAMALLNGGARPDVVVLDVMMPGIDGIETLGKIKQLMPEVPVIMLSVVGKAGTVVDAMNLGAADYINKPFEEEELEIALKKVLEVESLKGEREDLRDRLRAHEAHERASFLWASEKMTRIRDILEQVSDADVTILIHGESGVGKEVVARTTHEFSTRRDQRFVKVNCAALPEELLESELFGYERGAFTGASSRKAGKFEVASGGTMFLDEIAEMSPKLQAKLLQVLQDGEFSRLGGDVDVRVDVRVLAATNRNLEEMVRQGTFREDLYYRLNVVNVYVPPLRERKEEIPVLVEHFLAMYSAKYGRQRNPISDRLMRGFLSYRWPGNVRELENMVKRIVVLQSEDAIADEIFGAPGPSTALEPVARASAPAAAPEDDANAVSLRDIGRRAARDAEREALRRVLSQTNWNRKKAARILEVSYKTLLQKIKECGLGE is encoded by the coding sequence ATGACCCGACCCGGAACGGCGCGAACGGTGCCCCAGCGCAAGCAGATCCTCGTCGTCGACGACGCCGAGGTGATCCGCACCTACCTGAAGAACCTGTTGCCGATGAAGGGCTACGACGTCCTGGTCGCGGAGGACGGGATCAAGGCGATGGCGCTGTTGAACGGCGGCGCGCGTCCGGACGTGGTGGTCCTCGACGTCATGATGCCCGGCATCGACGGCATCGAGACGCTCGGCAAGATCAAGCAGCTCATGCCCGAGGTCCCGGTGATCATGCTGTCCGTGGTCGGAAAGGCGGGCACCGTGGTCGACGCGATGAACCTCGGCGCGGCCGACTACATCAACAAGCCCTTCGAAGAGGAGGAGCTCGAGATCGCGCTGAAGAAGGTTCTCGAGGTCGAGAGCCTGAAGGGCGAGCGCGAGGACCTGCGCGATCGCCTGCGCGCGCACGAGGCGCACGAGCGCGCGAGCTTCCTCTGGGCCTCCGAGAAGATGACGCGAATCCGCGACATCCTCGAGCAGGTCTCCGACGCGGACGTCACGATCCTGATCCACGGCGAGAGCGGCGTGGGCAAGGAAGTCGTCGCGCGCACCACGCACGAGTTCTCGACCCGGCGCGACCAGCGCTTCGTGAAGGTGAACTGCGCGGCGCTGCCGGAGGAGCTGCTGGAGAGCGAGCTCTTCGGCTACGAGCGCGGCGCCTTCACCGGCGCCTCGTCGCGCAAGGCCGGCAAGTTCGAGGTCGCCAGCGGCGGCACGATGTTCCTGGACGAGATCGCCGAGATGAGCCCGAAGCTGCAGGCCAAGCTGCTGCAGGTCCTCCAGGACGGGGAGTTCTCGCGCCTGGGCGGCGACGTGGACGTCCGGGTGGACGTGCGAGTCCTGGCGGCCACGAACCGCAACCTGGAGGAGATGGTCCGCCAGGGGACGTTCCGGGAGGACCTGTACTACCGGCTGAACGTCGTGAACGTCTACGTGCCTCCGCTGCGCGAGCGCAAGGAGGAGATCCCCGTTCTGGTCGAGCACTTCCTGGCCATGTACAGCGCCAAGTACGGGCGCCAGCGCAACCCGATCTCGGACCGGCTGATGCGCGGCTTTCTGTCCTACCGCTGGCCCGGCAACGTCCGCGAGCTCGAGAACATGGTGAAGCGCATCGTCGTCCTACAGAGCGAGGATGCGATCGCGGACGAGATCTTCGGAGCGCCCGGCCCGAGCACGGCGCTCGAGCCGGTGGCGCGCGCGTCCGCGCCGGCCGCGGCCCCCGAGGACGACGCGAACGCCGTATCCCTGCGAGACATCGGACGCCGCGCGGCCCGCGACGCGGAGCGCGAGGCCCTCCGGCGGGTTCTGTCCCAGACCAACTGGAACCGCAAGAAGGCGGCTCGAATCCTCGAGGTCTCGTACAAGACCCTGCTGCAGAAGATCAAGGAGTGCGGGCTGGGGGAATGA